One Mytilus trossulus isolate FHL-02 chromosome 5, PNRI_Mtr1.1.1.hap1, whole genome shotgun sequence DNA segment encodes these proteins:
- the LOC134717837 gene encoding complement C1q tumor necrosis factor-related protein 3-like, whose translation MASVVFVFFFCISWILVSDAISTKDQEDILHAIKSAYDEMKMEVSTLKKELTLMKQKNCECGTKIETNNNKGPRFLVPNGQAPVAFHTHLSANFNVSSNHAVAYDVVKINVGDGYNKFSGIFKAPTAGLYFITNTVMSMPNHGIHVEIVKNGVTIGKNWADHNGYESGTMSVIIDLDVNDSVWVRDSDGGTERLEHDYNSFSGFLIYTEY comes from the exons ATGGCCTCCGTtgtttttgtcttctttttctgtattaGTTGGATATTAGTATCCGATGCTATCTCGACAAAAGATCAAGAAGATATACTACATGCGATTAAATCTGCGTACG atgaaatGAAGATGGAAGTTTCGACGCTGAAGAAAGAACTAACActaatgaaacaaaaaa ATTGTGAATGCGGTACGAAAATcgaaacaaacaacaataaaggtCCAAGATTCTTAGTTCCCAATGGACAGGCTCCGGTGGCGTTCCACACACACCTCTCTGCAAATTTCAACGTCAGTTCTAATCATGCTGTCGCTTACGATGTTGTCAAAATAAACGTAGGAGACGGCTACAACAAATTCAGTGGTATATTCAAAGCACCAACAGCGGGATTGTATTTTATCACCAATACAGTTATGTCGATGCCTAATCATGGAATCCATGTTGAGATTGTAAAAAATGGAGTAACCATTGGCAAGAACTGGGCCGATCATAACGGGTACGAGAGCGGTACCATGTCAGTTATTATCGATCTGGACGTGAATGACAGTGTTTGGGTGAGAGATTCAGACGGAGGAACAGAACGTTTAGAGCATGATTACAACAGCTTTTCCGGTTTTCTAATTTATACGGAATATTAA